A window from Moritella yayanosii encodes these proteins:
- the rpsG gene encoding 30S ribosomal protein S7: protein MPRRRVVAKREILADPKFGSEILAKFINIVMVDGKKSTSEAIVYGALETISTKSEDKTHLELFEMALDNVRPSVEVKSRRVGGSTYQVPVEVRPSRRNALAMRWLVEAARKRGEKSMAARLAGELFDAAENKGSAVKKREDVHRMADANKAFAHYRW from the coding sequence ATGCCAAGACGTCGCGTCGTAGCTAAAAGAGAAATTTTAGCAGATCCAAAATTCGGATCAGAAATCCTAGCAAAATTCATCAACATCGTAATGGTAGACGGTAAAAAATCTACTTCAGAAGCGATTGTATATGGTGCGCTAGAAACTATCTCTACTAAAAGTGAAGATAAAACACACCTAGAGCTTTTCGAAATGGCTCTAGATAACGTTCGTCCATCGGTTGAGGTTAAATCTCGCCGTGTTGGTGGTTCAACTTACCAAGTGCCTGTAGAAGTTCGTCCTTCTCGTCGTAATGCACTAGCTATGCGTTGGTTAGTTGAAGCAGCACGTAAACGTGGTGAAAAATCAATGGCTGCTCGTCTAGCTGGAGAGCTATTCGACGCTGCTGAAAACAAAGGTTCTGCGGTTAAGAAACGTGAAGACGTTCACCGTATGGCTGACGCGAATAAAGCATTTGCTCACTATCGCTGGTAA
- the rpsL gene encoding 30S ribosomal protein S12, translating into MATTNQLVRKPRVRNVTKTNVPALEACPQRRGVCTRVYTTTPKKPNSALRKVARVRLTNGYEVTSYIGGEGHNLQEHSVILIRGGRVKDLPGVRYHTVRGALDTAGVSDRRQGRSKYGTKRPKN; encoded by the coding sequence ATGGCAACTACTAACCAATTAGTACGCAAGCCTCGCGTAAGAAACGTTACAAAAACTAACGTTCCTGCTCTTGAAGCTTGTCCACAACGTCGTGGTGTTTGTACTCGCGTATACACTACTACTCCTAAAAAACCTAACTCGGCTCTACGTAAAGTAGCTCGTGTTCGTCTAACTAACGGTTATGAAGTTACTTCATACATCGGTGGTGAAGGCCATAACCTTCAAGAGCACAGCGTGATCCTAATCCGTGGTGGTCGTGTTAAAGATTTACCGGGTGTTCGTTACCATACAGTTCGTGGTGCGTTAGATACAGCTGGTGTTAGTGATCGTCGTCAGGGACGTTCTAAATACGGTACTAAACGTCCTAAGAATTAA
- the tusB gene encoding sulfurtransferase complex subunit TusB gives MLHIIKSSPFSRNTFIDSLAYLNDGDALLFIQDAVVITASQHKYAKILQDLQPKISVYTLTEDLDARGLKCILGQQVSYLEFVNLTVSYLQIQTWN, from the coding sequence ATGCTTCATATTATTAAATCGTCACCGTTCTCACGAAACACATTTATTGACAGTCTCGCCTATCTCAACGATGGCGATGCGCTGCTCTTTATTCAAGATGCTGTCGTCATTACGGCATCACAGCATAAATATGCTAAAATACTTCAAGATCTCCAACCAAAGATAAGTGTTTACACTTTGACTGAAGATCTGGACGCAAGAGGGCTAAAATGTATTTTAGGTCAGCAGGTTAGCTACCTAGAGTTTGTTAACCTTACTGTGTCGTATTTACAAATTCAGACTTGGAATTAA
- the tusC gene encoding sulfurtransferase complex subunit TusC — translation MLRAAFVTRQVPHGSSIARETQDAILATSALTEDLSVFFIGDGVYQLVSKQKPQGIACRDFAPTFAMFELYDIENIYVCADSLLERGISDINLIIDVERLAQPEINQRIRQHAIILNF, via the coding sequence ATGTTGAGAGCCGCATTTGTTACTCGTCAAGTTCCGCATGGCAGCAGCATCGCGAGAGAAACTCAAGATGCCATTCTAGCTACTTCGGCGCTTACTGAAGATTTAAGCGTCTTTTTTATTGGTGATGGTGTTTATCAATTAGTGAGTAAACAAAAGCCTCAGGGTATCGCTTGTCGTGATTTTGCGCCTACATTTGCTATGTTTGAGCTATATGATATTGAAAATATTTATGTGTGCGCAGACTCGCTATTAGAGCGTGGTATTAGCGATATAAATTTGATTATAGACGTCGAACGTTTAGCGCAGCCTGAAATTAATCAGCGTATTCGTCAGCATGCTATTATTTTGAATTTTTGA
- the tusD gene encoding sulfurtransferase complex subunit TusD, which yields MSKSVTIAVLVTGPAYGSQDALSAYHYVKSAIELGHTIQRVFFYNDGVLNGSTLTSPAVDEFDLYQAWLVLAREHKIDLDICSGAALRRGVIDQREADKAGKRSFNLELPFQLTGLGQLAESIVTADRVIQF from the coding sequence ATGTCTAAATCTGTCACTATTGCAGTACTTGTTACTGGGCCTGCATATGGTAGTCAAGACGCTTTAAGCGCCTATCATTACGTTAAATCTGCGATTGAACTCGGTCATACTATTCAGCGTGTATTTTTTTATAATGATGGTGTGCTTAATGGTTCGACACTGACTTCTCCGGCCGTTGATGAGTTCGATCTTTATCAGGCCTGGTTAGTGTTAGCACGTGAACACAAAATTGATTTAGATATATGTTCAGGTGCAGCGTTAAGGCGTGGTGTGATTGATCAACGCGAAGCCGATAAAGCCGGCAAGCGTAGCTTTAATCTTGAATTACCATTTCAATTAACAGGACTTGGTCAATTAGCAGAATCAATTGTGACTGCTGATCGGGTGATCCAGTTTTAA
- a CDS encoding RidA family protein: protein MSKKIISTTNAPAAIGPYSQANQLGNMVFTSGQIPLVPETMEIIEGGVKEQAELVMENLMAVLKAANASADTVIKTTCFLSDMNDFVAFNEVYARYFPENAPARSCVEVARLPKNVLVEVEAIAYTL, encoded by the coding sequence ATGAGTAAAAAAATCATTTCGACAACGAATGCACCTGCTGCTATTGGTCCGTACTCACAAGCTAATCAACTTGGTAATATGGTTTTTACTTCAGGACAGATCCCATTAGTACCAGAAACGATGGAAATCATTGAAGGCGGCGTTAAAGAACAAGCCGAACTTGTAATGGAAAATCTAATGGCGGTATTAAAAGCGGCAAATGCCAGTGCAGATACAGTAATTAAAACCACATGTTTCTTAAGTGATATGAATGATTTTGTTGCTTTTAATGAAGTATATGCACGTTATTTCCCTGAAAATGCGCCGGCACGTTCATGTGTTGAGGTTGCTCGTTTACCGAAAAACGTATTAGTTGAAGTTGAAGCTATCGCATACACTCTTTAA
- the pyrB gene encoding aspartate carbamoyltransferase — protein sequence MANPLFRKHIVSINDISRNELELIVKTAAKLKNQPQPELLKNKVIASCFFEASTRTRLSFETAIQRLGGTVIGFDNASNTSLAKKGETLADSISVISSYVDAFVMRHPQEGAARLASEFSNVPVINGGDGSNQHPTQTLLDLFSIYETQGRLDNLNIALVGDLKYGRTVHSLAQALAKFSGCKFYFIAPDALAMPDYICDELDEHNVSYACYNSIEEVVPEIDILYMTRVQKERFDETEYQHMKAGFILSASSLKHAKDNLKVLHPLPRVDEIAIDVDKTPYAYYFQQAENGVYAREALLALVLNETIEG from the coding sequence ATGGCAAATCCGTTATTTAGAAAACATATAGTATCTATCAATGATATCTCACGTAATGAGCTAGAACTTATTGTTAAAACTGCGGCAAAACTAAAAAATCAGCCGCAGCCCGAACTGTTAAAAAACAAAGTAATTGCGAGCTGTTTCTTTGAAGCATCAACACGCACACGATTATCATTCGAAACGGCTATCCAACGATTAGGGGGGACAGTTATTGGCTTCGATAATGCGAGTAACACCTCACTGGCTAAAAAAGGCGAAACACTTGCAGATTCTATCAGTGTAATTTCAAGCTACGTTGATGCATTTGTCATGCGCCACCCTCAAGAAGGGGCAGCAAGGCTAGCATCAGAATTCTCTAATGTGCCCGTTATTAACGGTGGTGATGGTTCTAATCAACACCCAACGCAAACATTACTTGATCTGTTTTCAATTTATGAAACACAAGGCCGCTTAGATAACTTAAATATCGCATTGGTGGGTGATCTTAAATACGGCCGAACAGTGCACTCTTTAGCACAAGCCCTTGCTAAGTTCAGTGGCTGTAAATTCTATTTCATTGCACCAGATGCGTTAGCAATGCCTGACTATATCTGTGATGAGCTTGATGAACACAATGTCAGCTATGCCTGTTATAATTCGATTGAAGAAGTCGTGCCTGAAATCGACATATTGTACATGACTCGCGTACAAAAAGAACGTTTTGATGAAACCGAATATCAACACATGAAAGCTGGGTTTATTTTATCTGCCAGTTCATTAAAACATGCGAAAGATAATTTAAAAGTACTTCATCCATTACCACGCGTTGATGAGATCGCTATCGATGTGGATAAAACGCCATACGCTTATTACTTTCAGCAAGCTGAAAATGGCGTTTATGCACGTGAAGCATTACTCGCACTGGTATTAAATGAAACAATCGAAGGATAA
- the pyrI gene encoding aspartate carbamoyltransferase regulatory subunit codes for MKSNHMQVEAICNGYVIDHIPSGQGVKILRLFSLTDTKQRVTVGFNLPSHNGTTKDLIKVENTEITKSQANQLALLAPNATINIIENFKVTDKHSLALPKEVENVFPCPNSNCITHGEPVTSSFTIKMIKGNIGLKCKYCEKTFSKEIVTAQV; via the coding sequence ATGAAAAGCAATCATATGCAAGTAGAGGCCATCTGTAATGGCTATGTTATCGATCACATTCCATCAGGACAAGGTGTTAAGATCCTAAGACTATTCAGTCTTACGGACACTAAGCAGCGTGTTACGGTTGGTTTCAACCTGCCCAGTCATAATGGTACAACCAAAGACTTAATTAAAGTTGAAAACACTGAAATAACCAAGTCACAAGCGAACCAACTAGCACTGCTAGCACCAAATGCAACAATTAATATAATTGAAAATTTTAAGGTGACCGATAAGCATTCGTTAGCATTGCCAAAAGAAGTTGAAAATGTATTTCCATGCCCAAATTCAAATTGTATTACGCATGGAGAACCCGTTACTTCATCTTTTACCATTAAAATGATCAAAGGTAATATCGGTCTAAAATGTAAGTATTGTGAAAAAACATTCTCAAAAGAAATTGTAACTGCACAAGTTTAG